A portion of the Candidatus Pristimantibacillus lignocellulolyticus genome contains these proteins:
- a CDS encoding DUF3488 and transglutaminase-like domain-containing protein encodes MNVKGHYLWLQRLTPLLVALMIVNVISVFRGYWWNDTYQIIWTLLVITSLIHFFGSTRLPRFVLYLLDLIAIVPIVFLIRKHRFVPIAEDITLWPRIWHFVQSLHPFIEIALAVFVVQMIFSAWITTKKRLYILFAFSLLVLCVKDSYSPLKLSLEIALIVVLFLVWHSIIHFHHLQQKSSNSFELIFYRPLAIIAPMIIVIGMLLIIGMNLPAKPPLLEDPYALWKHSRGEKVVIGNGLGKGYNGNISTSLDGSSLNSRTSGYSRTDSELGGSFEFDYSPIMTVKTTHKSYWRGESRYYYDGTGWYDTSNSSNSSDSSEIIRVDKALTAEERPLAQTVTVEQQYNFVREAPLPVLFAAGQASKIVEVVYRDKVNLNEEVTDVIEITTVGAGELLDGTTWKHYDWRIEQQGDSTEVGRISTYNVESEVIVIDHEALSEATATIADETAMKNYTSLPPSIPNRVSQLAHEITANASSDYEKVLLLEQHLKSSYNYTNTPDETKLTGKSPDFVDQFLFELQEGYCDYFSTSMAIMARTLNIPSRWVKGFSSGVGDQSMRDRYQYSNIPDIENLDTSGTYTVRNADAHSWVEVYFEGYGWIAFEPTPGFAFPYTYVDDNINPLENSLDLVKTPLDTDDMAQQQNGFVNSIKYAIITILAAVVIIVGVKYRMELLQVVNLIRYRKYTMNERVIIETTDFINYCYRNGLAEINNATLRETVSNWNFGSATWRKDLQQLLHYYEKAYYSGEVIDEKQLSEVKNLIKHLKKNWYS; translated from the coding sequence ATGAATGTGAAGGGTCATTATCTATGGCTGCAGCGTCTGACTCCGCTACTCGTTGCGTTGATGATTGTGAATGTGATTAGTGTTTTTCGTGGTTATTGGTGGAATGATACTTATCAAATCATATGGACATTACTTGTCATAACAAGTCTAATTCACTTTTTTGGAAGTACAAGATTACCAAGGTTCGTTTTGTATTTACTTGATCTCATAGCAATTGTTCCGATCGTGTTTTTAATCAGAAAGCATCGCTTTGTTCCAATTGCAGAAGATATTACACTATGGCCACGGATTTGGCATTTTGTACAAAGTCTGCACCCATTTATTGAAATTGCCCTTGCTGTGTTTGTTGTACAGATGATATTTAGTGCTTGGATTACAACAAAAAAGAGATTGTATATATTATTTGCATTTTCATTATTAGTTTTATGCGTGAAGGATTCATATTCCCCATTAAAGTTATCGCTGGAAATTGCATTGATCGTTGTATTATTTCTTGTATGGCATTCAATCATTCATTTTCATCATTTACAGCAGAAAAGTTCAAATAGTTTCGAACTGATATTCTATCGGCCGCTAGCTATAATTGCTCCGATGATTATCGTTATCGGGATGTTACTTATCATTGGTATGAATTTGCCAGCTAAGCCACCCTTACTAGAAGATCCATATGCACTATGGAAGCATTCGCGTGGTGAAAAGGTTGTGATAGGTAACGGTTTGGGTAAAGGCTATAATGGAAACATAAGTACTAGTTTGGATGGATCATCATTAAACTCAAGGACATCAGGTTATAGTAGAACGGATTCAGAGCTTGGTGGAAGTTTCGAATTTGATTATTCGCCAATTATGACTGTCAAGACGACACATAAGAGCTATTGGCGTGGAGAATCTCGTTATTATTACGATGGCACAGGCTGGTACGATACGTCCAATAGTTCCAATAGTAGTGATTCGTCTGAAATTATCCGAGTTGATAAAGCACTTACAGCTGAAGAACGTCCCTTAGCACAAACTGTTACTGTTGAGCAGCAATATAATTTTGTAAGAGAAGCACCACTACCAGTATTATTTGCAGCCGGTCAAGCTTCGAAGATAGTAGAGGTTGTTTATCGGGACAAAGTAAACCTTAATGAAGAAGTTACTGATGTGATAGAAATTACAACGGTAGGAGCAGGTGAATTACTTGATGGGACTACATGGAAACATTATGATTGGCGTATTGAACAACAAGGAGATAGTACAGAAGTTGGGAGAATCTCAACCTATAATGTGGAGTCCGAGGTTATTGTCATCGACCATGAAGCTTTGTCTGAAGCAACTGCCACGATAGCAGATGAGACTGCAATGAAAAATTATACTTCTCTGCCACCATCAATTCCAAATCGAGTTTCTCAATTAGCACATGAGATTACTGCAAATGCTAGTAGTGATTACGAGAAGGTGTTACTCCTTGAACAGCATCTGAAATCATCGTACAATTATACGAATACTCCAGATGAGACGAAATTGACGGGAAAAAGTCCAGACTTCGTAGATCAATTTTTATTTGAATTACAGGAAGGGTATTGCGACTACTTTTCAACTTCAATGGCAATTATGGCTCGTACACTAAACATTCCCTCGCGATGGGTGAAAGGTTTCTCATCGGGAGTAGGCGATCAATCCATGAGGGATCGATATCAGTATTCCAATATACCAGACATCGAAAATTTAGACACATCTGGTACGTATACAGTACGAAATGCGGATGCTCACTCATGGGTAGAGGTGTATTTTGAAGGCTATGGTTGGATTGCGTTCGAACCTACACCTGGATTTGCTTTTCCATATACGTATGTAGACGATAATATTAATCCATTGGAGAATTCACTAGATTTAGTTAAGACACCATTAGATACAGATGATATGGCTCAACAACAAAATGGTTTTGTAAACTCGATCAAATATGCAATAATAACTATTTTAGCTGCAGTAGTTATTATTGTTGGTGTGAAATACCGAATGGAGCTTCTTCAAGTCGTGAATCTCATACGATATCGAAAGTACACGATGAACGAAAGAGTTATTATAGAGACGACTGATTTTATTAACTATTGCTATCGAAATGGTTTAGCGGAAATTAACAATGCTACGTTACGTGAAACTGTATCGAATTGGAACTTTGGCTCAGCAACTTGGAGGAAAGATTTACAACAATTGCTACATTATTATGAGAAGGCATATTATAGTGGTGAAGTAATTGACGAAAAACAGTTGTCTGAAGTGAAAAATCTTATTAAACATTTGAAAAAGAATTGGTATTCTTGA